A stretch of DNA from Bactrocera neohumeralis isolate Rockhampton chromosome 6, APGP_CSIRO_Bneo_wtdbg2-racon-allhic-juicebox.fasta_v2, whole genome shotgun sequence:
atgaaaatattcataatttaatatattatattaactaATAGCACCCACCTGCAACTGTTTATTCTCCGTGAAGAAGTAGCAATGCGTCTGATCCGGCAAATTCACAAAGAGACCTTTCTGTGAATTCTTCAACTGTTGCTCGGAAGCGGTTTGCACCACCAAATTCATAATCGACGATATGACAACGTCTTTTTTGTCTGGAGACTCCAAACCAGTTGCGCTGTCAGATGCAACTCCGAGTGGCAAGCCCAAAGCTCTCAAGGTGGCATGACACACAGGTAGCGGTTTGTTTAGACGTAGCACAAATGTGGCGGGCAAGAGCATGGAGTTTTGCTGATTCAACGGAGCATACATTGGTATATCAATGCCGGTCTGTGGATCATTAGTTACGCTAACAATCggtaatatttgcaatttattcGCTGATGAAGCCTCCAAGTTCACTGTCACACTGAAACCAACATCTTTGCTTGTAATCAAATCGGTAGTGAGCGGTTGCATCGATTTGGTATCCAGTGATAGAAGATCATAAGGTGATACGAAATAGATGAGCTTCATTGGATGACCACCACGTCGTTTAAGCACTAAACCTACTGAAGATGCTTTGACCAATTGCTGCGAGtcttttgtgaaattttgcatttgaaagagattatATAAATCGGTTTCCATTGCTTGTAAAGCAACAAAAGCCTTGGTTTTGACTTTGGGTTCTGCATTTAATTGATAGATGGAGGATAAACCCTCCAACTGTACAGTGAAATCGGCAAAGTCGCCCCGATTCAAACAATTTACCAATTCACTGCATGACTGCTGTTCAATTTTGCATTCATGATGCACTTTGACATCGGTAAGTGCGCCGTTTGCATccaaaattatttccaaaaagaACATATCGGTTGAAATAAACAAACCCGATGTATCTTCCATGAACTTGAGGCCCAACTGACGCGATAGACTCTCAAGTCTTTCAACCAGCCCTTGGCGTGATGTTACTTTAATGCAATGTTGCATGCTGTCAAGGCATTTTTGCAAATTAGCTTTCTCAACTGCATCGAGCGCATAACGTTTCTCCAACATGGACATACGCATAGCCTTCGCAAGTTCAGGAAATGATTTGTGTTGATTGGAGCGCGTACGTATGCGTTCCATAAGTAGTTCGCGTTGCCATTGTTTATTTTTCTCAGCAGCGCTTGGTGCAGAGCTAAGCAACTGAGCAGCAGTTGTTGCTGAAAAAGATATTATATTGTAAGTATTCTTCCCAAAACAATATGGTGCTAAAGTGTTATGAATATTGAATACACTTTGATAGTGATATTATAGAagagtttttaacaaaacatcTGTATGCACATAATGCATATTATAACTTTATGCAAATAGAATATGTGAActcaaatgaataaaaaataataattatatataacacTCACTAGTTGTTCCGATCGCCGTCTTTGCTGCAGTGGAATTAATCATATTATTTAAAGGGTTTTCAACGTGTAACAAATGCGGTGAATTTAACCAAGAATGGGGCTCCGCTAGGCAAGCCGCCGTCGATAAACTTCTCACACCAAACcactttacttttttatttctttagtaACTCATatagattaaatttttaagacaTATATTTGGATTACAATTCAGTTTTTACAAATGCACAATATTAGTTTTTCTATAGTtactatttcaaaattaaataagtacTTTCTTTGCAAATTCGTTGCTTTCTTTACTGCCTAGTTTCAAAAAACACCAGAAATGTGTGAAAACAATCGATATTATCCGAATATTGGTAATTACCTGATAGAAGATATCGATAATAAACGTTTAGTGCAATCGTCATTTCATTGACGCCGCTGCAAGTTACGACTACTGAAACCGCAGTCCTTTAAAAGAATTAGCGCGTGACCTAATATCTACGTACGGTCTTTGGGTCTTTGGGGATGAACGGTTAGTGTTGTCAAATGGACCTTAATAAACTCATAGCCACTCGTAAAGAAATGGGTAATTAACCGGTGAGATAACTTACAGATAGCACAAAAGagtgagaaataaaaaaaaaaaacttataaatgaAGTAATGAAATTGAAGGATCTCCCACAATTGCACACCGAACCCTAATAGcagaaaaaatatgttacaaaACGCCTAGGCCTCACAATACTCCACAACTTTGTAAGAATTGTATAGTTACGAGGTCACTTTATGCAATTAAGGGGAAGGCAAGGTTTCAAATTTGTGCTCGATCAGATGGGAAACTTCTGGTTGAAAACAAACTTAATAGACAAAGAACTTGTTGGAGTAGTGGCATTGAACATCGTAAAGTAGGCATTGCGTTCGCTAAATGTGATATCGAATGGAATGAAAgagaatattaaatataaaaattgggGAACGAATAGACAGACGAAAACAAGGTAGATTTAGATAAAATGGGGCATCAAGAAAatgttgtattatatatatatattccaaTGCTTCTGATCGGAGATTCTTATTATAgtttgtagaaattttttagGCCAAGTTGACATAACTACTCGAAATTCTGGTGTGCATGTCATTCTCCAAAACTCAAaggaataataaatataaaaattgggGAACGTATTATATGGACACGAAAACAAGGTAAATTTAGCTGGAAGTTTGGGGCATCCGAAAATGTGAattttataccatgttcagatttcttaatcacacgatttgtaattgttgaatggattatcctgaatttataatcttaaaaatttatcaagacttaacatcaaatatattgACAAGTTCCAAATAAActtcattaaatatttgaaactgatccaaacgtttaaatctctctgtgcgactttgattttgcgcaatctacttgtcagcaaaGGAAATCTAGAATACAAGATTATCGACGAGCTGATTTAGATACGTCAAGTTACGTGTtgaggaaaaaaatgtaaacaaacaaatttttttaaagcaaagaatctaatttttgaaaaattaacaaatgaagaaatgcatccattatttgaaaagtattatatgcgaaatatattaaaaaaaaaagatttgaatcatttcaaaataatatatgacaaattttgattttgataaatatgtattaagcgatgtgattcaaatgacaataacagctgtttttatgattttcataaCGGCATTGAGTATCACTGTATAAAATTAtgatgaaatgcttaaatataatttagtattaaattttcggtctgaacatggtattagcataaatattcaaatgctTCTCCTTCACgagatttttattaaagtttgtagaaattttttagatcctTTAATTGACATAACTACTCGAAATTCTGGTGTGCATGTCATTCTCCAACTCCTTTTTACTCATaggaataataaagtgtattagTATTATTCAGGGATTCCatcaaaactttttcaatattacTGGAGTTTCAGGTACTCGAGACTTGCTGAATTTCCTTTatgattttttccttttgtaattattgaataaattagAATTCACTGAATATATAGAATCTTAAATAACTATCTTAAACTTAACTCAAATATATTGACAAGGAAATGATAAACGtattaactattttttgaaCTGCCAAACGTTTTAATTTAGGCATAAATTACCACAAAATCCAAATCCAGCAAAGTCTCTGACATTGTCATTTTTGCtctatttttaacatatttgtgTACAAAAGAAAAACGTCAAAATTTGACGTTTCAAAATTAGACGTGTGGTTGTTTTTTTCCTTTCTGTACGAGTGTAATTTTTATTAGGGGCGAGTGTTTGCAAATTTTCCTTGGGACGATAAATAACGGATCGACTGggattttattccaaaaaaaccTACGAAATAACTAAACATGGCCTCTTTAATATTGCTGCGTAATGGCCAGATAGCAAGTAAGTTTGATCATACACAGTCGCTCTAACAGGAGCACATAAATATTATGTAACTttcattttgcattaaaatgtatacaataatttatatattttttattaaatatttcccaTTTGATTACTTCAGAGCAACAGAGCAGCGCTGCATTGAGCGTACTCTTTGTGCGCCATGCTTCGAACTCCTCCGAAGGTCCTCGTCCACTAAAAAGCACCAATGTCAGCACCATGCGTCGTGGTACCGGCGGACGCAGCAGCTTTAATGGTATTGTTGCGACTATATTCGGTTGTACTGGCTTCGTAGGTCGCTATGTTTGCAACAAGCTTGGCAAAACTGGTACTCAAATGATAATGCCTTATCGTGGCGACCACGGAGAGGCTATTCGTCTTAAAGTGTGCGGCGATTTGGGTCAAGTGCTGttccaattttatgatttaagagACGAAAAAGCGATACGCGATGCTGTGAAGTACTCAAATGTAGTTATCAACTTAGTTGGTCGTGAATTCgagactaaaaattttaaattcaatgatGTGCATGTGGAAGGTGCACGTCGCATTGCTAGGTaagctaaaattaaacttaattcaAAAGATTTAccatgtattttttaatttttttatagaatcagCAAAGAAGCTGGTGTAGAACGTTTGATTCACCTGTCTGCTTTGAACGCTAGTCCCGAACCAATGAGCTTTGTGCTTGAGGGTGGCAGCAACTTTTTGAAGAGCAAATACTACGGTGAATGTGCTGTTCGCGATGAATTCCCAGAGGCCACCATTATTAGGCCAGCTGACATCTATGGCTCTGAAGATCGTTTCCTACGATACTACGCCCACATTTGGCGTCGCCAGTTCCGTGCCATGCCACTCTGGTTTGCTGGCGAACGCACTGTAAAACAACCAGTTTTTGTGTCGGATGTTGCACAAGCTATTGTCAATTGCGCTAAGGATCCCGATACTGCTGGTCAGGTTTATCAAGCTGTTGGGTAGGTTTTGAGCAATGTTGAATTTACATAATTTCTAGTATGTTAAACACCCAACTCCCACCTTGCAGACCAAAACGTTACCAGTTGAGCGAATTAATTGACTGGTTCCACCGTGTAATGCGCAAAGATGAAAAATGGTGGGGATACCGTCGTTATGACATGCGTTGGGATCCAACCTTCCTATTGAAAGCCAAGTTCACTGAGCTTATCTGTCCTGGACAACCTATTGGTGAGCTACATATGGAACGTATCGAGCGCGAATGCATTACCGATGTTGTTCGGTCCGACATACCATGCTTGGAGGATTTGGGTGTACAATTGACCTCCATGGAAGAGCAAGTACCATGGGAATTACGACCATACCGTGCTGCACAATATTATGATGCCGAATTGGGAGAGTGGGAGGAACCGGCTCCACCAAAACCGATAGAACATCGGGAAGAACTACGTATGTTTGCATAAAACTACTATAATGGCAACAACGCTAACAACAACAGGCAACCAAACAATGAACAACACTCATCATATAAAAGTTGGTGGCGTTGGTGGCCAAACAGCGACttgaaaaagaaacatttacACCTACGCGAATTGCTCTTCGTTGTACTTGTTGTGCGTTCTTTGTGGTATGGAGTTACATCTAGTGAATTTTGGTCGATTATGAATGGTGTAGAagttgataataaaaatttaaaaaacaaataaatgtaatttggtTAATGAAccgctattaaaaattaagacatttgagttgtatttttatttgggCAAATAAGTTGTtatcgatttgaaatatttccccACGGAATATATTTCGAACAGTCGATGTACTTGTATAAACAACATAAAACTGTTGcttgcataaaaatttaatattcatgGAGGTATTTGtccttttttaattatgaaagtCAATAACTTatcgcaattatttattatctacTTTTGATATTATTCTTgcatttagtttaatttatcgATATATAGAAACACGGAGCAGTGAACATAGCCACTTCTTACCGGCTAACAGCTGTCAGTTGCAAACTAAAGCTGCCATATTAACGAAACGAAAATTTACCTTTCACACCTGAGCAGCTGATCAGTGCTCTCAAAGTTGTAGTTGGTTATGTTTGATCACTGcgattatttttactttaaacgtGCCGTACGCCAATAAGAATTCGTTTGTAAAAACAAGTTTAAAAGCCGGTTGCTAAGTTTGATAATTTGTATCTGAatgtgtacatgtatgtgtacGGCAACTCCTTTGGTTGTAAACTGTGACATATAGAACCCGGAAAAAAGGCGAGGAAACATCAACGGTTTTTCTACATCGTGAGCCTTTCGTGTCGCTCTGCATTTGTATACACAATTGTTCGGTTTGGTGTGCATTTAACTTGTGAAATTTCTGGAAGTTCTGAAATAAATCCGCGGTTTATTTCTTAATACCATTCGTGTATATAAATTCTATTTTAAAGTGtgcgtaaaaattttaaataattacaaagtAAATACTAGTGCTAAGTGCTAATTGTTTGatgcagaaatataaaaaagccaTTTGATTATGAAATAGTCCGAAGTTTTGCATTCTACCAGTGCAGTATAGTGCATATAGATTTTTTGTGATGTTGATGTGTTgaattaagtttttttcaataaatgtttAAGTGTCACACCCATTTCAGGAgttaaaaggaaaagaaaaacagCCTATCCGAAGTGTTTAGGAAAAATCGAAATCATACGAATTACAGAAGAGTGCTAAAACGACGCCCAAGAATAATTGCTGTCCACAGGAAGCTATTGCAAATTTCGCGTGTAGAGAGGTGAGAGCTTTGAAGCTACCGCCAATGTATGCATAAGTgcagtgcaacaacaaattttattacaacTATCCCTGCGCAAAAATTGCATGTAGCCATTGCAAGCTTGAcactaacaacaaaaaaacagcaGTTATACTGTTGTGA
This window harbors:
- the LOC126763190 gene encoding NADH dehydrogenase [ubiquinone] 1 alpha subcomplex subunit 9, mitochondrial; this encodes MASLILLRNGQIAKQQSSAALSVLFVRHASNSSEGPRPLKSTNVSTMRRGTGGRSSFNGIVATIFGCTGFVGRYVCNKLGKTGTQMIMPYRGDHGEAIRLKVCGDLGQVLFQFYDLRDEKAIRDAVKYSNVVINLVGREFETKNFKFNDVHVEGARRIARISKEAGVERLIHLSALNASPEPMSFVLEGGSNFLKSKYYGECAVRDEFPEATIIRPADIYGSEDRFLRYYAHIWRRQFRAMPLWFAGERTVKQPVFVSDVAQAIVNCAKDPDTAGQVYQAVGPKRYQLSELIDWFHRVMRKDEKWWGYRRYDMRWDPTFLLKAKFTELICPGQPIGELHMERIERECITDVVRSDIPCLEDLGVQLTSMEEQVPWELRPYRAAQYYDAELGEWEEPAPPKPIEHREELRMFA